In the Malania oleifera isolate guangnan ecotype guangnan chromosome 1, ASM2987363v1, whole genome shotgun sequence genome, one interval contains:
- the LOC131166561 gene encoding uncharacterized protein LOC131166561, producing the protein MVMWNPQLVKVITCQVNSQAIHSRIKCQITSNEFIVSFIYGFNSLVKRRDMWRDLIQMGSVVSGPWLLLGEFNYVMCSEQKRNRIPPSEYEIKDIRDFSNEVRLCDLKSKGNWLTWTNGKVWCKLDHVVVNQDWKGTGENTFKFFNMWKNHENFKSTIDLAWNLKVDGHYQFRLVKKLQSLKTPLKALNKLHFSHISSRAERASEELNEIQERLHKEPMNLELQRDLGDKRKQAVMLEEASRQFLAQMAKSNYLKNCDRGSACFHAILKRRSARNHIVAITKQNRELTESFEEVANEFVDFYMQLLGEGQNCSRIDEQVLLRGPVLKDNIATLMVALVTDEEVKNAIFNIDERKFPGPDGFSSGFFKESWGIVGRDVVDSVILLLQGEEGAEAWGPTISFALCLEYLSRKLRTLEGKFYFRGDSVSVKLQMDCLSKFYKCSGLSANNHKSSLYQTGIKKQNLEEILRLIGFNLGEFPFRYLGIPLLASRLNSVHYSPVIVKLCRAFLWGGRKKPLVAWHDLRVPKLEGGLGILDLSSRNKALLTKALLNVHSKKDSLWSKWVHHVYLRDFSIWEVAAKKEDSNLFKKLVEVRDLLAGKCGSLDNALELMRKWDLDSHQYYEF; encoded by the exons ATGGTGATGTGGAACCCCCAGTTGGTTAAGGTGATCACATGCCAGGTGAATTCACAGGCAATACATAGCAGGATCAAATGTCAGATTACTTCAAATGAATTCATAGTTAGCTTCATTTATGGATTTAACTCTCTAGTGAAAAGGAGAGATATGTGGAGGGATCTAATTCAGATGGGAAGTGTTGTCTCAGGGCCATGGCTACTGTTGGGAGAGTTCAACTATGTCATGTGTTCTGAGCAGAAAAGAAATCGTATTCCTCCCTCAGAATATGAGATTAAGGATATAAGGGACTTCTCTAATGAAGTAAGATTATGTGACTTAAAATCTAAAGGAAATTGGCTTACTTGGACCAATGGTAAAGTTTGGTGCAAGCTTGATCATGTTGTGGTGAATCAAGATTG GAAAGGAACTGGGGAAAATACCTTTAAATTCTTCAATATGTGGAAGAACCATGAGAACTTTAAGAGCACTATTGATCTAGCTTGGAATCTGAAAGTTGATGGTCACTACCAATTCAGACTGGTAAAGAAACTACAATCACTGAAAACTCCACTTAAGGCTCTTAACAAGCTTCATTTTTCTCATATCTCCTCAAGAGCTGAAAGAGCTAGTGAGGAACTGAATGAGATTCAGGAAAGGTTACATAAGGAGCCAATGAATTTAGAGTTGCAGAGGGATTTGGGTGACAAGAGGAAACAAGCAGTTATGCTTGAAGAAGCCAGTAGGCAGTTCCTTGCTCAGATGGCTAAgagtaattatttgaaaaactgtGATAGGGGCTCAGCCTGCTTCCATGCTATTTTGAAAAGAAGAAGTGCTCGGAATCATATTGTTGCAATCACCAAACAGAATAGGGAGTTGACTGAATCCTTTGAAGAAGTGGCAAATGAATTTGTGGATTTTTACATGCAGCTTCTGGGTGAGGGGCAGAATTGTTCCAGAATAGACGAGCAGGTACTCCTGAGAGGGCCAGTGTTGAAAGATAACATTGCTACACTTATGGTGGCTCTTGTAACTGATGAGGAAGTGAAGAATGCTATTTTTAATATTGATGAAAGAAAATTTCCAGGTCCTGATGGGTTTTCATCTGGATTTTTCAAGGAATCTTGGGGCATTGTGGGTAGGGATGTGGTCGATTCA GTTATTTTGTTACTTCAAGGAGAGGAAGGGGCTGAGGCATGGGGACCCACTATCTCCTTTGCTCTTTGTCTGGAATACTTGTCAAGGAAACTGAGGACACTTGAAGGGAAATTTTATTTCAG GGGGGACTCTGTCTCAGTTAAACTTCAAATGGATTGCTTGTCTAAATTTTACAAATGCTCAGGGCTCTCAGCTAACAACCATAAATCAAGTTTGTATCAGACAGGAATCAAGAAGCAGAATCTGGAGGAGATTTTGAGGTTGATAGGATTCAATCTTGGTGAGTTCCCCTTTAGATATCTGGGTATCCCCCTGCTGGCATCCAGATTAAACTCTGTCCACTACAGTCCAGTG ATTGTGAAGCTTTGCAGGGCATTCTTATGGGGTGGTAGAAAAAAACCACTTGTAGCTTGGCATGATCTCCGTGTTCCTAAATTAGAAGGGGGTCTGGGGATTCTTGATTTGAGTTCAAGGAACAAAGCACTACTGACAAAAGCTCTATTGAATGTTCATTCGAAGAAGGACTCCCTGTGGTCGAAATGGGTACACCATGTGTATTTAAGAGATTTCTCTATCTGGGAAGTGGCTGCAAAGAAGGAGGATTCTAACTTGTTCAAAAAACTGGTAGAAGTCAGAGACCTTTTAGCTGGAAAATGTGGCAGCTTGGATAATGCTCTGGAATTGATGAGAAAATGGGATCTGGACTCCCATCAGTACTACGAATTCTAG